A genome region from Terriglobia bacterium includes the following:
- a CDS encoding chemotaxis protein CheW: MAKDLQIVGFRIGRETFGLPISLVHEIVRPPEITNVPHAPEYVEGVMNLRGRIVPVIDLRRRFGGAATENSRKNRVLVVDVESRAVGLIVDSASEVLKISDAQIEPPPNVLTDAATSYVTGVAKYQGRLIILVDLRRILQSGELRLPAAAGA; this comes from the coding sequence ATGGCGAAGGACCTACAGATCGTCGGCTTCCGCATCGGGCGCGAGACCTTCGGACTGCCGATCTCGCTGGTGCATGAAATCGTGCGCCCGCCGGAGATCACCAACGTCCCGCACGCGCCGGAGTACGTGGAAGGCGTGATGAACCTGCGCGGGCGCATCGTGCCGGTCATCGACCTGCGCCGGCGGTTCGGCGGCGCCGCCACCGAGAACAGCCGGAAAAATCGCGTGCTGGTGGTGGACGTGGAGTCGAGGGCGGTCGGGCTGATCGTGGACAGCGCCTCGGAAGTGCTGAAGATCAGCGACGCGCAAATCGAGCCCCCGCCCAATGTTCTCACCGATGCCGCCACCAGCTACGTGACCGGCGTGGCCAAGTACCAGGGACGGCTCATCATCCTGGTGGACCTGAGACGGATTTTGCAGAGCGGCGAGTTGCGCCTGCCCGCGGCCGCGGGCGCGTAA
- a CDS encoding methyltransferase domain-containing protein, with amino-acid sequence MTSAAVPLSEPELKLLQTLVYQECGMFFDERRAHFLQDRLQRRLRACRLESFYSYYRLLTSREGRTELAALLENLTINETSFFRNKPQLDLFHKVTMEELMRKKHSERDFSIRIWSAGCSTGQEPFTIAMLLCDGLAYYTLRNAPPAGLDLPSPKPLVPHPWKVEILASDISYSALRTAQEGSYSEQQMEPVDFMYRLRYFDRIGAHYTVKDSVKQVVKFDFHNLKTEYLPQGMDIIFCRNVMIYFDEPEQKRLVEKLYRCLRPGGYLFVGHAESLFGLSDKFRMIHQNNGTAYQRNEVQA; translated from the coding sequence ATGACGAGCGCGGCAGTTCCGTTGTCCGAACCCGAGTTGAAGCTGCTGCAGACCCTGGTCTACCAGGAATGCGGCATGTTCTTCGACGAGCGCCGCGCTCATTTTCTCCAGGACCGCCTGCAGCGCCGGCTGCGCGCCTGCCGCCTGGAGTCGTTCTACAGCTATTACCGCCTGCTGACCAGCCGCGAGGGACGCACCGAACTGGCGGCGTTGCTGGAAAACTTGACCATCAACGAGACCAGCTTCTTCCGCAACAAGCCCCAACTCGACCTGTTTCACAAGGTGACGATGGAAGAGCTGATGCGCAAGAAGCATTCCGAGCGCGACTTCTCCATCCGCATCTGGAGCGCGGGCTGCTCCACCGGCCAGGAGCCGTTCACCATCGCCATGCTGTTGTGCGACGGGCTGGCGTACTACACGCTGCGCAACGCGCCCCCGGCCGGCCTGGATCTTCCCTCACCCAAGCCGCTGGTTCCGCACCCGTGGAAGGTGGAAATCCTGGCGTCGGATATCAGTTATTCCGCCCTGCGAACGGCGCAGGAGGGCAGTTACAGCGAGCAGCAGATGGAACCGGTGGATTTTATGTACCGCCTGCGTTACTTCGACAGGATCGGCGCGCATTACACGGTCAAGGACTCGGTGAAACAGGTGGTGAAGTTCGATTTTCACAATCTCAAGACCGAATACCTGCCGCAGGGCATGGACATTATTTTCTGCCGCAACGTGATGATCTATTTCGACGAGCCGGAACAGAAACGGCTGGTGGAAAAGCTCTACCGCTGCCTGCGTCCCGGCGGGTATCTATTCGTGGGCCACGCGGAATCGCTGTTTGGGCTGAGCGACAAGTTCCGCATGATCCACCAGAACAACGGGACCGCCTACCAGCGCAACGAGGTGCAAGCGTGA
- a CDS encoding chemotaxis protein CheA, which translates to MSSHSDERATEMRDLFFQSAQELLQALNEQGLALEKDAANREAVREIRRVVHTLKGDSAACGFRELSDLAHELEDVLSPEIAASNAASLPEIVLSAADMFDAMCAAYRARLDPPNGDPLRAMIWRMAQQPSAPKVLGKMKPSFAWTEYEQLAMAEAAGRGLHVYEIAVAIEAGCPLRAAGIALLKKVLQEAGTLLASSLEEARWADAGQVEFAIASDRDQHWLSNKCRLPGVVAQVAVEKFVPALELTHEDVAAATTAAAPSAVGSTQAAAAPPNHHGAPDAAVNRIAAYAENTLRVDAERIDNLLDLVGELVIGKSMLHQLLHEFTSRSPKDPLRAKFADALAFQSQVLNALQRSAMKIRMVPVDQLFRRFPRLVRDVAKLCGKDVTLEMSGQETDLDKGLLDALAEPLVHLIRNAVDHGIETPSERSAAGKPEQGAIRLHACHQGNQVVIEISDDGHGIDAAAVLAKAVSRGLATPDQAARMSETDAVEFIFEPGFSTAERISEISGRGVGMDVVKTALQKLKGNISIETHPGRGTTFQLRLPLTLAIIRAMLFRVAERLYAIPLESVLEIARASEADIHRVDSHEVLQLRNEVLTLVRLNRLAPAATGHEDGRVFVIVIGSGERKFGLVVDKLVGEEELVIKPLDETVVASELVSGASILGDGTVVLILNVGEVLRKFARARLNPASIPAAGNGRSMEATA; encoded by the coding sequence GTGAGCTCTCATTCCGACGAACGCGCGACCGAAATGCGGGACTTGTTCTTCCAGAGCGCCCAGGAGCTGTTGCAGGCGCTCAACGAGCAGGGTCTCGCCCTAGAAAAGGATGCGGCCAACCGGGAGGCGGTGCGCGAAATCCGCCGCGTGGTGCACACCCTGAAGGGCGATTCGGCCGCCTGCGGTTTCCGTGAACTCAGCGATCTGGCGCACGAATTGGAAGACGTTTTGTCACCCGAAATCGCCGCCTCCAACGCCGCCTCGCTGCCGGAAATCGTGCTCAGTGCCGCCGACATGTTCGACGCCATGTGCGCCGCCTACCGCGCCCGGTTGGACCCGCCGAACGGCGATCCGCTGCGCGCCATGATCTGGCGCATGGCCCAGCAGCCATCCGCGCCCAAAGTCCTGGGAAAGATGAAGCCCAGTTTCGCCTGGACCGAGTACGAGCAACTCGCCATGGCGGAAGCGGCGGGCCGCGGGCTGCACGTTTACGAAATCGCCGTCGCCATCGAGGCCGGGTGTCCCCTGCGCGCCGCCGGCATCGCGTTGCTGAAGAAAGTTCTGCAGGAAGCGGGAACCCTGCTGGCCAGCTCGCTCGAGGAAGCGCGATGGGCGGACGCCGGCCAGGTGGAATTCGCCATCGCCAGCGATCGCGATCAGCATTGGTTGAGCAACAAGTGCCGCCTTCCGGGGGTGGTGGCGCAAGTTGCGGTCGAAAAGTTTGTACCAGCGTTGGAACTCACCCATGAGGACGTCGCCGCGGCAACCACTGCGGCCGCGCCCTCTGCGGTGGGCTCAACCCAGGCCGCTGCGGCGCCGCCGAACCACCACGGCGCTCCCGACGCCGCCGTGAACCGCATCGCCGCTTACGCGGAAAACACGCTGCGCGTGGATGCCGAGCGCATTGACAACCTGCTCGACCTGGTGGGCGAGCTGGTGATCGGTAAATCCATGCTGCACCAGTTGCTGCACGAATTCACGTCGAGGTCGCCGAAAGATCCGCTGCGCGCCAAGTTCGCCGATGCCCTGGCCTTCCAGTCGCAGGTATTGAACGCGCTGCAGCGCTCGGCGATGAAAATCCGCATGGTGCCGGTTGACCAACTGTTCCGCCGCTTCCCGCGCCTGGTGCGCGATGTCGCGAAGCTCTGCGGCAAGGATGTCACCCTCGAGATGAGCGGCCAGGAAACTGATCTCGATAAGGGGCTGCTCGACGCGCTTGCCGAACCGCTGGTTCACCTGATCCGTAATGCCGTGGATCACGGCATCGAAACGCCGTCGGAGCGCAGCGCCGCGGGCAAACCTGAGCAGGGCGCCATCCGCCTGCATGCCTGCCATCAGGGCAACCAGGTGGTGATCGAGATCAGCGACGACGGCCACGGAATTGACGCCGCCGCCGTGCTGGCCAAGGCGGTGTCGCGCGGGCTGGCGACCCCCGACCAGGCGGCGCGGATGAGCGAAACCGACGCCGTCGAATTCATTTTCGAGCCCGGCTTCAGCACCGCCGAGCGCATCAGCGAAATCTCCGGGCGCGGCGTCGGCATGGACGTGGTGAAAACCGCCCTGCAGAAGCTGAAGGGCAACATTAGCATCGAGACGCATCCCGGCCGCGGCACCACCTTCCAGTTGCGCCTGCCGCTGACCCTGGCCATTATCCGCGCCATGCTCTTCCGCGTTGCCGAGCGCCTGTATGCCATCCCGCTGGAGTCGGTGCTGGAAATCGCACGCGCCAGTGAGGCCGACATTCACCGCGTGGACAGCCACGAGGTGCTGCAACTCCGCAACGAGGTGCTCACGCTGGTCCGCCTGAACCGGCTGGCGCCCGCGGCCACCGGCCACGAAGACGGGCGCGTCTTCGTCATCGTGATCGGCAGCGGCGAGCGCAAGTTCGGACTGGTGGTGGACAAGCTGGTGGGCGAGGAAGAACTGGTGATCAAGCCGCTGGACGAGACCGTCGTCGCCAGCGAACTGGTCAGCGGCGCCTCCATTCTCGGCGACGGGACGGTGGTGCTGATCCTCAACGTCGGCGAAGTCCTGCGCAAGTTCGCGCGCGCGCGCCTCAATCCCGCTTCGATTCCTGCTGCCGGCAACGGACGGTCGATGGAGGCCACGGCGTGA
- a CDS encoding chemotaxis response regulator protein-glutamate methylesterase has protein sequence MRKLIPRMLERDGSIQVVGTAMDGAFALAKIEELKPDVITLDLEMPRMDGTETLREITRKHRIPVIVVSAHTTAGASATFKALALGALDFIAKPADAAAARMDEIAAELIAKIKAAASGKVGAVPAMTHVPQPAKQPRPRTAPSRIVAVGISTGGPNTLQYVLAQLPADFPGAILVVQHMPEGFTEMFARRLNDTCAIEVREARSGDLLAAGRALICPGNRHLRVRRMPLGPVAVLSDEDRVNGHRPSVDVLFRSVAQEFGPRALAVLMTGMGDDGADAMGAVKEAGGLTIAQNAESCVVFGMPKAAIERGHAARVLSLDALVNTLQAQCGVVHAAPAGNTVPQPAV, from the coding sequence ATGCGGAAGCTCATCCCGAGGATGCTGGAACGGGACGGCTCCATCCAGGTCGTCGGCACCGCCATGGACGGCGCGTTCGCGCTGGCGAAGATCGAAGAATTGAAACCGGACGTCATCACCCTCGACCTGGAAATGCCGCGCATGGATGGCACTGAAACCTTGCGCGAGATCACGCGCAAACACCGCATTCCCGTGATTGTGGTCAGCGCCCACACGACGGCGGGCGCGTCCGCGACCTTCAAGGCCCTGGCGTTGGGCGCGCTCGATTTCATCGCCAAGCCGGCCGACGCCGCCGCCGCGCGCATGGACGAAATCGCCGCCGAGCTGATTGCGAAGATCAAGGCCGCCGCCAGCGGCAAAGTCGGCGCCGTGCCCGCGATGACGCACGTGCCGCAGCCCGCCAAGCAGCCGCGGCCCCGCACCGCGCCCAGCAGGATCGTTGCGGTTGGAATTTCGACCGGAGGACCGAACACGCTGCAGTACGTCCTGGCGCAGCTCCCGGCTGATTTCCCCGGCGCGATTCTTGTTGTGCAGCACATGCCCGAGGGCTTCACCGAGATGTTTGCCCGGCGCCTGAACGACACGTGTGCGATCGAGGTCAGGGAAGCACGCTCGGGCGACCTGCTGGCCGCGGGCCGGGCGCTGATCTGCCCCGGCAACCGGCACCTGCGCGTGCGACGGATGCCGCTCGGGCCGGTCGCGGTCTTGTCGGATGAGGATCGCGTCAACGGACACCGCCCGTCGGTGGACGTGCTGTTCCGCTCCGTCGCGCAGGAATTTGGTCCCCGGGCGCTCGCGGTGCTCATGACCGGAATGGGCGACGACGGCGCCGACGCCATGGGCGCGGTCAAGGAGGCCGGCGGGTTGACGATCGCGCAGAACGCGGAGTCGTGCGTCGTATTTGGCATGCCGAAAGCCGCCATCGAGCGCGGCCATGCCGCCCGCGTGCTCTCGCTCGACGCGCTGGTGAATACGCTCCAGGCGCAATGCGGCGTGGTGCATGCGGCGCCGGCGGGCAATACCGTGCCGCAGCCGGCAGTGTAA
- a CDS encoding response regulator: MEQFAALLRTKDKQPIRYLVVDDSIFARKNLARMVESFGGRVAGEAGDGCTAITEYTRTLPDVVLMDIIMPQMEGIEAAEKILRLHPQARVVMVSSVGYQENIIAALQKGARHFVQKPVKPEILYEVVKYVMDEDATTAVAAAAGAAR, from the coding sequence ATGGAACAATTCGCGGCGCTGCTGCGCACCAAGGACAAGCAGCCGATCCGTTACCTGGTGGTGGACGATTCCATCTTCGCGCGCAAGAACCTGGCGCGCATGGTGGAGTCTTTCGGCGGACGCGTGGCGGGCGAAGCCGGCGACGGCTGTACCGCCATTACCGAATACACCCGCACGCTGCCCGATGTCGTGCTCATGGACATCATCATGCCGCAGATGGAAGGCATTGAGGCGGCGGAGAAGATTCTCCGCTTGCACCCGCAGGCGCGCGTGGTCATGGTATCGTCGGTCGGCTATCAGGAAAACATCATCGCCGCGCTGCAGAAAGGCGCGCGCCATTTCGTGCAGAAGCCGGTCAAGCCCGAAATCCTCTACGAAGTGGTCAAGTACGTGATGGACGAAGACGCGACCACCGCGGTGGCAGCGGCGGCAGGAGCGGCGCGATGA
- a CDS encoding chemotaxis protein CheX produces MRLELIQPFINAADAVLAQSLACNTRVSNVTMEPEVYRTRGLAAIVTMKGDIEGRIVFDLDRRIALRVASAMAGSELSDSDGFVSETICELANQVIGNAITSLNDQGFHFRIQPPEIHTAEHGLGSSEDTEALVMCFDTPSGSVFMNIALRFPKFVA; encoded by the coding sequence ATGAGACTGGAACTGATCCAGCCGTTCATCAACGCCGCCGACGCGGTGCTGGCGCAAAGCCTGGCGTGCAACACGCGCGTTTCCAACGTCACCATGGAACCGGAGGTTTATCGCACGCGTGGCCTGGCCGCGATCGTGACCATGAAGGGAGACATCGAGGGGCGAATCGTCTTCGATCTCGACCGCAGGATTGCCCTGCGTGTCGCCTCGGCGATGGCCGGCAGCGAACTGTCGGATTCCGACGGCTTCGTCAGTGAAACCATCTGCGAGCTGGCCAACCAGGTGATCGGCAACGCCATCACCAGCCTCAACGATCAGGGCTTCCACTTCCGCATCCAGCCGCCCGAAATCCACACCGCCGAACACGGTCTCGGCAGCAGCGAGGATACCGAGGCGCTGGTCATGTGCTTCGATACGCCGAGCGGCAGCGTGTTCATGAACATCGCGCTGCGCTTCCCGAAGTTTGTCGCGTAA
- a CDS encoding SRPBCC family protein gives MATRLEYSVTAKCKPEHVWQKFHKLEEWPWWNRVVGRAKWLSGKPWEKGSQFLMDLVYPRRISFRPTIIEALPPNRIGWVGKTTGFTGEHWFSFEAQPDGTTLIKTWEDISGLVAALFGSGMKQSLVAMHKDWLEALKTEAEKIAREELARS, from the coding sequence ATGGCGACCAGGCTGGAATACTCCGTCACGGCGAAGTGCAAGCCGGAACACGTGTGGCAGAAGTTCCACAAGCTGGAAGAGTGGCCGTGGTGGAACCGCGTGGTCGGGCGGGCAAAGTGGCTGAGCGGAAAGCCGTGGGAAAAGGGAAGCCAGTTCCTGATGGACCTGGTGTATCCGCGAAGAATTTCTTTCCGGCCCACCATCATCGAAGCGCTTCCGCCGAACCGGATCGGTTGGGTGGGCAAGACGACCGGCTTTACCGGCGAGCACTGGTTCAGCTTCGAGGCGCAGCCCGATGGGACCACGCTGATCAAGACCTGGGAAGACATTTCGGGATTGGTGGCGGCGTTGTTCGGTAGCGGCATGAAGCAATCGCTGGTGGCGATGCACAAGGATTGGCTGGAAGCGCTGAAGACGGAGGCGGAGAAGATCGCGCGCGAAGAGCTGGCGCGCTCGTGA
- a CDS encoding aminotransferase class I/II-fold pyridoxal phosphate-dependent enzyme — protein MSTLTSTGSAANTGQRTHVITVDLRSDTVTKPTPEMRRAMAEAEVGDDVYGEDPTINRLEQRAAEIFGREAAIFVPSGTMGNTVAIKIHTRPGQEIICEERCHVFNYEMAMMAHFSGCLARPIHGEDGILRWAQVERKISPKTYYYAQTGLVSLENTHNMAGGTVYPQDVADEICDGAHAAGLPVHLDGARVFNASVTLGKPVAEITRKFDSVMFCLSKGLGAPVGSLLVGSRQFITQARVYRKSLGGGMRQAGVLAAAGLIALEQMPKRLHVDHENAKFLAQGLARVPGLKLDAAKVATNILICDISGTGMASADFARKLGEKNVLCGTVNNELVRFVTHMDVDRAGCEQALEVVREICGVK, from the coding sequence ATGAGCACCCTTACCTCCACCGGATCCGCGGCCAACACCGGGCAGCGCACGCACGTCATCACGGTCGACCTGCGCAGCGACACCGTCACCAAGCCCACGCCGGAGATGCGGCGCGCGATGGCGGAGGCGGAGGTCGGTGACGACGTTTACGGCGAAGACCCGACCATCAACCGCCTGGAGCAGCGCGCAGCGGAAATTTTCGGGCGCGAAGCCGCGATTTTCGTGCCCAGCGGCACCATGGGCAACACGGTCGCGATCAAGATCCATACGCGGCCCGGCCAGGAAATTATTTGCGAGGAGCGCTGCCACGTCTTCAACTACGAGATGGCGATGATGGCGCACTTTTCCGGCTGCCTGGCCCGCCCGATCCACGGCGAGGACGGCATCCTGCGCTGGGCGCAGGTGGAGCGCAAGATCTCGCCCAAGACTTATTACTACGCGCAGACCGGGCTAGTGTCGCTGGAGAACACGCACAACATGGCCGGGGGCACCGTGTACCCGCAAGATGTCGCGGACGAAATTTGCGACGGCGCCCACGCCGCCGGTTTGCCGGTCCACCTGGACGGGGCGCGCGTCTTCAACGCGTCGGTAACGCTGGGCAAGCCGGTGGCGGAGATCACGCGCAAGTTCGACTCCGTCATGTTCTGCCTGTCCAAGGGGCTGGGCGCGCCGGTGGGTTCGCTGCTGGTGGGAAGCAGACAATTCATCACGCAAGCGCGGGTCTATCGCAAATCGCTCGGCGGCGGCATGCGGCAGGCGGGCGTGCTCGCCGCCGCGGGATTGATCGCCCTGGAGCAGATGCCCAAGCGCCTGCACGTGGACCACGAAAACGCAAAATTCCTGGCGCAAGGGTTGGCGCGCGTGCCCGGGCTCAAGTTGGATGCGGCCAAGGTGGCGACCAACATCCTGATCTGCGACATCAGCGGAACCGGGATGGCGTCCGCCGATTTCGCGCGCAAGCTCGGCGAGAAAAACGTCCTCTGCGGAACGGTGAACAACGAACTGGTGCGATTCGTGACCCACATGGACGTTGACCGCGCCGGCTGCGAACAGGCGCTGGAGGTAGTGCGCGAGATTTGCGGAGTCAAATGA